One genomic segment of Gopherus flavomarginatus isolate rGopFla2 chromosome 11, rGopFla2.mat.asm, whole genome shotgun sequence includes these proteins:
- the LOC127030885 gene encoding olfactory receptor 11A1-like, whose translation MYSMEEGKAENQTSITEFILLGFGNLPELQIIFFLLFLVIYIVTMTVNMLIVALAVADPHLHTPMYFFLGNLSCLEICCTSAILPRMLSSLLSGDRTISVTGCIVQFYWFGFLVTAECSLLAVMSYDRYLAICKPLHYAIHMSGRFCMQLVAGSWLSSFIILTTLISFMSQLTFCGPNEIDHFFCDLTPVIKLSCSNTSLVTLVTLIFSSIDTVPPFLLTLISYVCIISTILRIPSTSGKQKAFSTCSSHLIVVTLFYGTLITVYMLPSTGALKVPNKVFSVFYTVLTPLINPLIYSLRNKKVKEALKRVLQKCRVFPGSQRN comes from the coding sequence ATGTACTCCATGGAGGAAGGAAAAGCAGAAAATCAAACATCtatcacagaattcatcctgcTGGGATTTGGGAACCTCCCTGAACTGCAAAttattttcttcctcctttttctAGTTATCTACATTGTCACCATGACTGTAAACATGCTCATTGTAGCGCTAGCTGTGGCTGATCCACACCTGCACACCCCTATGTATTTCTTCCTGGGGAATTTGTCCTGCTTGGAGATCTGTTGCACCTCAGCCATTCTTCCCAGGATGCTGTCCAGCCTCTTGAGTGgggacagaaccatttctgtAACCGGCTGCATTGTGCAATTTTATTGGTTTGGTTTCCTAGTGACTGCTGAGTGCTCTCTGCTAGCTGTGATGTCATACGATCGATACTTAGCAATATGTAAGCCCTTGCACTATGCAATCCATATGAGTGGCAGGTTCTGTATGCAGCTAGTAGCTGGATCTTGGCTAAGTTCATTCATAATTCTTACCACATTAATATCTTTTATGTCACAATTAACCTTCTGTGGCCCTAATGAAATTGATCATTTTTTTTGTGATCTCACCCCAGTGATTAAACTCTCCTGCAGTAACACCAGTCTGGTTACCCTGGTGACTCTCATATTCTCCTCCATAGACACTGTTCCCCCATTTCTGTTGACCTTGATATCTTATGTTTGTATCATCTCCACTATCCTGAGGATCCCTTCCACCAGCGGGAagcaaaaggcattttccacctgctcctcccatcTTATTGTGGTTACACTTTTCTATGGGACACTAATAACTGTCTACATGCTACCAAGCACTGGTGCCCTGAAAGTCCCAAACAAAGTGTTTTCTGTCTTCTACACGGTCTTGACACCGCTGATTAATcctctcatctacagcctgagaaacaaaaaggTCAAGGAGGCCCTGAAGAGAGTGCTACAGAAATGTAGAGTATTCCCAGGAAGTCAGAGAAATTGA